From one Agathobaculum sp. NTUH-O15-33 genomic stretch:
- a CDS encoding YozE family protein codes for MLGIDVPWTFKTWILNFRGVDLPIGDLANDISKDPDFPEEDYFDEILSHVSQKSHNDSDVVETFVLAWSYYLASKDNSRPEVKSTTL; via the coding sequence ATGTTGGGTATAGACGTACCTTGGACCTTCAAAACATGGATTCTTAACTTCCGCGGCGTGGATCTGCCTATTGGGGACCTTGCTAATGACATCTCAAAAGATCCTGACTTTCCGGAAGAAGATTACTTTGACGAGATTCTGAGCCATGTTTCGCAAAAATCTCACAACGATTCCGACGTTGTTGAGACTTTCGTATTAGCTTGGAGCTACTATCTCGCGTCCAAGGACAATTCCCGTCCAGAAGTCAAATCAACAACCCTGTAG
- a CDS encoding helix-turn-helix domain-containing protein yields the protein MIWLDNLKLMKERSGLTTKEIAKQSGIPEPTLEKLFAGQTKDPKLTTMTQLVHFLGFTLDDLVVTEKTPEAGEPATEAEMLEYLKGLETLLVRKGYIKEGEDISDRDADFLIALLDLIDAHFENR from the coding sequence ATGATCTGGTTAGATAACCTTAAACTGATGAAGGAGCGAAGTGGTCTCACAACAAAGGAGATTGCAAAGCAGTCTGGAATACCAGAACCTACGCTGGAAAAACTTTTTGCGGGCCAAACTAAAGACCCCAAATTAACAACAATGACTCAACTTGTTCATTTTTTGGGATTCACCCTTGATGATCTGGTTGTAACAGAAAAAACCCCCGAAGCCGGAGAACCGGCAACGGAGGCTGAGATGCTGGAATATTTAAAAGGACTGGAGACCCTCTTGGTGCGAAAGGGGTATATTAAAGAAGGGGAAGACATATCAGACCGAGACGCTGATTTTTTAATCGCACTTCTCGATTTGATTGACGC
- a CDS encoding DUF3846 domain-containing protein, translated as MKVLKIEDKDLHMGEIANDLKALQEYVGGYIEVVPLTEQLALICNEEGKLLGLPETAWLTKRGGLAPVDKLCGPMLVCRTDTDGEFTDFVFEQDLCEALLYVHPVP; from the coding sequence ATGAAAGTGCTGAAAATCGAAGATAAAGACCTACATATGGGAGAAATCGCTAACGATCTAAAGGCGCTGCAGGAATATGTAGGTGGCTACATCGAGGTCGTGCCGCTGACGGAACAGCTGGCCCTGATCTGCAACGAAGAGGGGAAGCTACTGGGCCTACCTGAAACGGCTTGGCTAACCAAACGCGGCGGCCTTGCTCCGGTGGACAAGCTATGCGGGCCAATGCTGGTCTGCCGGACCGACACGGACGGGGAGTTTACGGACTTTGTTTTTGAACAGGATCTGTGCGAAGCGCTGTTGTATGTGCACCCCGTGCCATGA